One Maribacter cobaltidurans genomic window carries:
- a CDS encoding PQQ-dependent sugar dehydrogenase yields MGRRFFTGLIISLLVLATTNAQTVDSLPPISASKSYSNYSNVIGWKNGRTPKAPPGFTVTKYADGFENPRWIYVTPNGDVLVAQSNSNYPLWKKIGAWFIGASKSKSFKNSADLITLLRDVDKDGSPDERAVFLEKELDQPFGMLVLDDWFYVANTNGLLRFPYKPGQLQLSGRAEKITILPAGKANRHWTRNIIANMDGSKIYIAVGSGSNVGEKGAEAEFMKAAILEIDLDGSVLRVFASGLRNAVGMDWNPIT; encoded by the coding sequence ATGGGAAGACGTTTTTTTACAGGTTTAATCATTTCACTCTTAGTATTGGCAACTACAAATGCGCAGACCGTCGATTCGCTACCGCCGATATCGGCCTCCAAATCCTATTCCAACTATAGCAATGTCATTGGCTGGAAAAATGGAAGGACCCCTAAAGCCCCGCCAGGTTTTACCGTTACAAAATATGCTGACGGTTTTGAGAATCCAAGGTGGATATACGTTACACCGAATGGCGATGTACTTGTGGCGCAAAGCAATTCGAATTATCCTCTTTGGAAAAAAATCGGGGCATGGTTCATCGGGGCATCAAAGTCGAAAAGCTTTAAGAACAGTGCCGACTTGATAACCTTGCTCCGCGATGTAGACAAGGATGGGTCTCCCGATGAACGCGCCGTATTTCTCGAAAAGGAACTCGATCAACCCTTCGGAATGCTTGTGCTGGATGATTGGTTCTATGTGGCCAATACCAACGGATTGCTACGTTTTCCTTACAAGCCCGGTCAATTGCAACTATCGGGAAGAGCGGAAAAAATTACCATCTTGCCCGCAGGAAAGGCCAATCGACATTGGACACGCAATATAATTGCCAACATGGACGGTTCAAAAATATACATAGCGGTCGGTAGTGGCTCAAATGTCGGGGAGAAAGGGGCCGAGGCCGAATTCATGAAGGCGGCCATTCTGGAGATCGACCTCGATGGTTCCGTATTAAGGGTCTTTGCTTCCGGATTAAGAAACGCCGTGGGTATGGATTGGAACCCCATTACCTGA
- a CDS encoding PQQ-dependent sugar dehydrogenase — MWTAVNERDGLGNNLVPDYLTSVRENGFYGWPYVYYGQNEDPRVKWVPSAQVENTLLPDVNVGSHTASLGLTFYTGDSFPDKYRNGAFVVQHGSWNRQVLSGYKVVFVPFMNGGQTGKPEDFLTGFIVDGKKDEVYGRPVGAAILPDGSLLITDDVTNTIWRISWDGKRGM, encoded by the coding sequence TTGTGGACGGCGGTCAACGAACGCGACGGATTGGGCAACAACCTCGTACCAGATTATTTGACCAGTGTCCGCGAAAACGGATTTTATGGTTGGCCCTATGTGTACTATGGGCAAAATGAAGATCCAAGGGTAAAATGGGTGCCTTCGGCCCAAGTGGAGAATACACTGCTGCCCGATGTGAACGTTGGCTCCCATACGGCATCTTTGGGATTGACGTTCTACACGGGCGATTCCTTTCCTGACAAGTATCGGAACGGTGCCTTTGTCGTGCAGCATGGTTCTTGGAACAGACAGGTTTTATCAGGTTATAAAGTGGTTTTCGTGCCATTCATGAATGGAGGGCAAACTGGAAAACCCGAAGACTTTTTAACCGGTTTTATTGTTGACGGCAAAAAGGATGAGGTCTATGGCCGACCCGTGGGTGCCGCCATACTACCCGATGGATCGCTGTTGATAACCGATGATGTGACCAATACCATCTGGAGAATCAGTTGGGACGGTAAACGCGGTATGTGA